In Helicobacter sp. 12S02232-10, the genomic window GTGCTATTTATAGCGTAAAAACACCCGATCCTGCCATAGTAAGTATCTGCGTAGAGCATCAAGGCATTTCTGTTCTAACCTTTTGGAGAAAACTCAACGCAGATGGTACGAAAGGACAAAGATTTTCAGTCGGAGGAAATTCACGATTGAAGCTGATAATGAATACAGGCTTTAAAAAAGCCTATACAGAAACACTCAAGCTTGATGCAGGGACTTATTATTTAGATTCCTACCAAATAGACTTGGGAAACTCCCAATTCCTCATCAGCCAAGATGGAGCCTTTAATGAACGAAACGGATGGGATGATAAAAATTCCAAACCTCTTTATGTCTCTTTTGAGGTCAAACCCAATCAGCATTTAACACTGCCTCCAATCAATATCGAATTAAAAAAGGTCGGTGAAAAATATCTAGGAAAATTTCATTTTGAAGACAAGGATAATATTTATACCATAGGATCTTTAGCAAACCAATTTTAACGTTCAAAATCAGAATTTATCTTATTCTGATTATTTTTGATTGATTGATTTTAAAAATCTTAGACGGATTGCCGCAAAAAATACCTCTAGAATCCAAAACAACCACTTCACACATCTCAAAAGCCTTTTGATAATCAAAAGGACGTCCAGTTTTATTCGCAGAAGTTGAATACATCTGAGTGAATTTTTTTAAAAATCCCAAATGAACCTCGTCTTTAATAACGCGAAAAGCTTGCTTATCAGGAAAAATAAACGTGCTTTTATGCGATCTGCGAACGCGATTTTTAAAGCGTTGCGGAACTCTCACAGAGTTTTTTAACACACTCAAAGAATCGACTTCAATCAAAACTCGCTGGTGTGGTGATCTTTCTTTGATTACATTGAGCTTTTTAAAATCTGCGCTCAAAAGCCCCGCTGTGGTATCAGTTTGAGCAAGATAAATGAGATTTTGATTCATAGACGCAAATAGTCTTGCAAAGCAAGTGCTTGATTCACGTTTTCTTCCCGCATTTCTTTTAGTGCCTGAGCTGCTGCTTCTGCACCTGCTAAGGTTGTGAAGTAAGAAATTTGATTTTTAAGCACTTGAGTGCGTATGAGTTTGGCATCTTCTTTATTGGATTTATTATCGCTTGTATTGATTGCCATTGCAATTTCTCCATTTGCCATCAAATCTTGAATATTGGGGCGACCTTCTGAAATTTTGAGAACCTTAGTTGAGGGAATTCCTTTGGCTTCTAAGGCATAATGAGTGCCTTCTGTGGCACAAATACTAAAGCCTAAATCAATAAATTTTTTTACCATCTCACAAGCTTCTGATTTGTCTTGATCACTAAATGAAACAAATATTTTTCCCGATT contains:
- a CDS encoding Sua5 YciO YrdC YwlC family protein — encoded protein: MNQNLIYLAQTDTTAGLLSADFKKLNVIKERSPHQRVLIEVDSLSVLKNSVRVPQRFKNRVRRSHKSTFIFPDKQAFRVIKDEVHLGFLKKFTQMYSTSANKTGRPFDYQKAFEMCEVVVLDSRGIFCGNPSKIFKINQSKIIRIR